A DNA window from Methylobacterium sp. NMS14P contains the following coding sequences:
- a CDS encoding S1 family peptidase: MSWPESWPESWPAPPAAAAGTGGERRLAALYQQDGRRELTGADLDRFPGAGVLWCRRPDGIPQKAAAAWLVGSRSLVLMNAHNFRNRQLEVTRTVADCYFQIAGRNYAFVPDILELGVEPEARRLHITDDWALLRLAEPAEARPQPIPDPPTLPTGDLTLPVTMVSPAGHENYRGQSSRESCAVRRIDPPSEGAIRRARHDCNDGYGGSGSGLFDAEGHLIAMQSASLSMNQRHAFDIEFHYGSALLIEGRLHEALTAQARETRDR; this comes from the coding sequence ATGTCCTGGCCGGAATCCTGGCCGGAATCCTGGCCGGCGCCTCCAGCCGCGGCGGCCGGGACCGGCGGGGAACGCCGTCTCGCGGCGCTCTATCAGCAGGACGGGCGGCGCGAACTGACGGGGGCCGACCTGGACCGCTTTCCCGGCGCGGGCGTGCTGTGGTGCCGGCGCCCGGACGGGATTCCCCAGAAGGCCGCCGCCGCGTGGCTGGTCGGGAGCCGGTCCCTCGTGCTGATGAACGCGCACAATTTCCGCAATCGGCAGCTGGAGGTCACCCGAACCGTCGCCGATTGCTACTTCCAGATCGCCGGCCGGAACTACGCCTTCGTGCCCGACATCCTGGAACTCGGCGTCGAGCCCGAGGCACGGCGCCTGCACATCACCGACGACTGGGCGCTGCTCCGCCTCGCCGAGCCGGCCGAGGCGCGGCCGCAGCCGATCCCGGACCCGCCCACCCTTCCGACCGGCGACCTGACGCTGCCGGTGACGATGGTCTCGCCGGCCGGGCACGAGAACTACCGGGGGCAGAGCAGCCGGGAATCCTGCGCCGTCCGGCGGATCGATCCGCCGAGCGAGGGCGCGATCCGCCGCGCCCGCCACGATTGCAACGACGGCTACGGCGGATCGGGCTCGGGCCTGTTCGACGCGGAGGGCCATCTCATCGCGATGCAGAGCGCGTCGCTCTCGATGAACCAGCGCCACGCCTTCGACATCGAGTTCCACTACGGCTCGGCGCTGCTGATCGAGGGCCGGCTCCACGAGGCCCTCACGGCGCAGGCCCGCGAGACCCGGGACCGCTAG
- a CDS encoding cytochrome P450 produces MPAVGTFRVCAPGRPPFAEAVVEGVAEAVALPSVLVTMLGSLIEAWPRQIYTQPLVTTRFLGQRTTYVCDPGHIRGLMVDQAEALEREPFMLRALAPALGAGVLTADGAQWRRQRRTASPMFRPDRVRSFVPAMARAAAATRARWRDADPAGTERDILREMMRTAFDVIVATMVSGDPHLEVEPFGAAMDAYLGQTSWKIALEMLRAPAWVPHPGARAGAEAVRYLRGEVARTIARRRARGEPGSDLLGLLLQARDPETGAPLPEASLVDNLLTFVSAGHETTALALAWTFRVLAEHPEVERRVVAEMARLGADPAADPEAADRLPYTRQVLLEVMRLYPPAPLIVRRTRAPVRLGDTVVPAGQSVHVPVYALHRHALLWDRPEAFDPGRFAPERAAARDRYAYLPFGAGPRVCIGMSLALTECLVVLATLLPAFRLRPVTAEMPAAQFRVTLRPKGGLTMRVAPRPGAGHVG; encoded by the coding sequence ATGCCCGCTGTCGGAACGTTCAGGGTCTGCGCGCCGGGACGGCCGCCGTTCGCGGAGGCCGTGGTGGAGGGCGTGGCCGAGGCGGTCGCGCTGCCATCCGTGCTCGTCACGATGCTGGGCAGCCTGATCGAGGCCTGGCCCCGGCAGATCTACACACAACCCCTGGTGACCACCCGCTTCCTCGGGCAGCGGACCACCTACGTCTGCGATCCCGGCCACATCCGCGGCCTGATGGTCGATCAGGCCGAGGCGCTGGAGCGGGAGCCGTTCATGCTGCGGGCGCTGGCCCCGGCCCTCGGCGCGGGGGTCCTCACCGCGGACGGAGCCCAGTGGCGGCGGCAGCGCAGGACCGCGAGCCCGATGTTCCGCCCGGACCGGGTCCGGAGCTTCGTGCCGGCCATGGCCCGGGCCGCCGCGGCGACGCGGGCGCGCTGGCGCGACGCCGATCCGGCCGGGACCGAGCGGGACATCCTGCGCGAGATGATGCGCACCGCCTTCGACGTCATCGTCGCCACGATGGTGTCGGGCGATCCGCATCTGGAGGTCGAGCCCTTCGGGGCCGCGATGGACGCCTATCTCGGCCAGACCAGCTGGAAGATCGCCCTGGAGATGCTCCGGGCCCCGGCCTGGGTCCCGCATCCGGGAGCCCGGGCCGGGGCGGAGGCGGTGCGCTACCTGCGCGGCGAGGTCGCCCGCACCATCGCGCGCCGCCGGGCGCGCGGCGAGCCCGGCTCCGACCTCCTCGGCCTCCTGCTGCAGGCGCGGGATCCGGAGACCGGCGCGCCGCTCCCCGAGGCGAGCCTCGTCGACAACCTGCTGACCTTCGTGTCCGCCGGCCACGAGACCACGGCCCTCGCGCTGGCCTGGACCTTCCGGGTCCTGGCCGAGCACCCGGAGGTGGAGCGGCGCGTCGTCGCCGAGATGGCGCGCCTCGGCGCCGATCCGGCCGCCGATCCCGAGGCCGCGGACCGGCTCCCCTACACCCGCCAGGTGCTCCTCGAGGTGATGCGCCTCTATCCGCCGGCACCGCTGATCGTGCGGCGGACGCGGGCCCCGGTCCGGCTCGGGGACACGGTCGTGCCGGCCGGGCAGTCGGTCCACGTGCCGGTCTACGCCCTGCACCGGCACGCGCTGCTCTGGGACCGGCCGGAGGCGTTCGACCCGGGCCGCTTCGCGCCGGAGCGGGCCGCCGCGCGCGACCGCTACGCCTACCTGCCGTTCGGCGCCGGCCCCCGGGTCTGCATCGGCATGAGCCTCGCCCTGACCGAGTGCCTCGTCGTCCTGGCGACGCTGCTGCCCGCCTTCCGCCTGCGGCCGGTGACGGCGGAGATGCCGGCCGCGCAGTTCCGCGTGACGCTGCGGCCCAAGGGGGGCCTGACGATGAGGGTCGCGCCCCGCCCCGGGGCCGGCCATGTCGGCTGA
- a CDS encoding putative bifunctional diguanylate cyclase/phosphodiesterase produces MSPERSAGASGPPGATAPAARRGTWPGRRVGSLLGRLFGPDADDALPNRYRLQVRAGLLDETLKLATYSAVTHLIIALAVAYFFWSSASHTYLLGLLAVVAVLITAATYATWLYWRTHGDTASARTVRWGCRIAAGLAFALGLTWATLPVVLFAPSGGDARLLVVAIVAGLISDAYVVGPLLSVSYLFAVPVIVGSFAGLARSGEPVALSIGFLLAVYAIFVVTSVSRMSRLSRQRILDRVRVEDQSETIGLLLNAFEANASDWLWETDETGRFQHVSTRMADVLACPVRTLQHASFPALLAGRAEAPPEADQSADLLDRLRRGSAFHQHLIAVDTPAGRRWLRLSGKPFLDQKGRFAGFRGVGSDVTEARRAEAHIAYLATRDPMTGLSNRVMFHDVASEACAAAAQILPPASLRDAPRAADATVSLLYLDLDGFKTVNDSIGHAAGDALLGQVADRLRALLPADAQAFRLGGDEFAILQRGRDGAAAQALAEAAIGALREPYLIDGVRAEIGVSVGIACAPADATEPEDLLRKADLALYSAKQGGKGRWRGFDRDLEVRVQRRHDLDEAMRQALADGEMALHYQPLVSLQDGQVVGCEALLRWTRPGLGPVSPAELIPIAEGTGFILAIGRWALRRACAEALTWPARLRVAVNISSVHFRRPDFFADVATVLTETGLAADRLEIEITESIFLANTPHVLDNLRALRALGVRIALDDFGTGYSSLSYLTQFPVDKIKIDRAFVRDLSGRPECLTVIEAIMVIARDLRIDVTVEGVETEQQAELLRLRRCNSAQGFLYSPARPPEEIPGLIERLPRTALPAERAVRAVA; encoded by the coding sequence ATGTCGCCTGAGCGATCCGCGGGCGCGTCCGGCCCGCCCGGCGCGACCGCGCCGGCCGCGCGGCGGGGGACCTGGCCGGGCCGACGGGTCGGGTCGCTGCTCGGCCGCCTCTTCGGTCCCGACGCCGACGACGCGCTGCCGAACCGCTACCGCCTGCAGGTGCGCGCGGGGCTCCTCGACGAGACGCTGAAGCTCGCCACCTATTCGGCGGTGACGCACCTGATCATCGCGCTGGCCGTCGCGTACTTCTTCTGGAGTTCGGCCTCGCACACCTACCTCCTCGGCCTGCTCGCCGTGGTCGCGGTGCTGATCACGGCGGCGACCTACGCGACCTGGCTCTACTGGCGCACCCACGGCGACACCGCCTCGGCGCGCACCGTCCGATGGGGCTGCCGGATCGCCGCCGGCCTCGCCTTCGCCCTGGGCCTCACCTGGGCGACCCTGCCGGTCGTGCTGTTCGCGCCCTCCGGCGGCGACGCGCGCCTGCTCGTCGTCGCCATCGTGGCCGGCCTGATCTCGGACGCCTACGTGGTCGGCCCGCTCCTGTCGGTCTCGTACCTGTTCGCGGTCCCGGTCATCGTCGGCAGCTTCGCCGGGCTGGCCCGGTCCGGGGAGCCGGTCGCGCTCAGCATCGGCTTCCTGCTCGCCGTCTACGCGATCTTCGTGGTGACGAGCGTGAGCCGCATGAGCCGCCTGTCGCGCCAGCGCATCCTCGACCGCGTGCGGGTCGAGGACCAGAGCGAGACGATCGGGCTGCTGCTCAACGCCTTCGAGGCGAATGCCAGCGACTGGCTCTGGGAGACGGACGAGACCGGGCGGTTCCAGCACGTCTCCACCCGGATGGCGGACGTGCTGGCCTGCCCGGTGCGGACGCTCCAGCACGCTTCGTTCCCGGCGCTGCTCGCCGGCCGGGCCGAGGCGCCCCCCGAGGCCGATCAGAGCGCCGACCTCCTGGACCGTCTCCGGCGGGGCAGTGCCTTCCACCAGCACCTGATCGCCGTCGACACGCCGGCCGGCCGGCGCTGGCTTCGGCTGAGCGGCAAGCCGTTCCTCGACCAGAAGGGGCGCTTCGCGGGCTTCCGGGGGGTCGGCTCCGACGTGACGGAGGCCCGCCGGGCGGAGGCGCACATCGCCTATCTGGCCACCCGGGACCCGATGACCGGCCTGTCGAACCGGGTCATGTTCCACGACGTCGCGTCCGAGGCCTGCGCGGCCGCCGCGCAGATTTTGCCCCCGGCCTCTCTGCGGGACGCGCCCCGGGCCGCGGACGCGACGGTCAGCCTGCTCTACCTCGACCTCGACGGCTTCAAGACCGTCAACGACAGCATCGGCCACGCGGCGGGCGACGCCCTGCTGGGGCAGGTCGCCGATCGCCTGCGCGCCCTGCTCCCGGCCGACGCGCAGGCGTTCCGCCTCGGGGGCGACGAGTTCGCGATCCTGCAGCGCGGCCGGGACGGCGCGGCCGCGCAGGCCCTGGCCGAGGCCGCGATCGGGGCCCTGCGCGAGCCCTACCTCATCGACGGCGTCCGGGCGGAGATCGGCGTCAGCGTCGGGATCGCCTGCGCCCCCGCGGACGCGACCGAGCCCGAGGACCTGCTCCGGAAGGCGGACCTCGCGCTCTACAGCGCCAAGCAGGGCGGCAAGGGGCGCTGGCGGGGTTTCGACCGCGACCTGGAGGTGCGCGTCCAGCGCCGCCACGACCTCGACGAGGCGATGCGGCAGGCCCTCGCCGACGGCGAGATGGCGCTGCACTACCAGCCGCTGGTCAGCCTGCAGGACGGCCAGGTGGTGGGCTGCGAGGCGCTGCTGCGCTGGACCCGGCCGGGCCTCGGGCCGGTCTCGCCCGCCGAGCTGATCCCGATCGCCGAGGGAACGGGCTTCATCCTCGCGATCGGGCGCTGGGCCCTGCGGCGGGCCTGCGCGGAGGCGCTGACCTGGCCGGCGCGCCTGCGCGTCGCCGTCAACATCTCGTCGGTCCATTTCCGCAGGCCCGACTTCTTCGCCGACGTCGCGACGGTGCTGACCGAGACCGGCCTCGCGGCGGACCGCCTCGAGATCGAGATCACCGAGTCGATCTTCCTGGCCAACACGCCGCACGTGCTGGACAATCTCCGCGCCCTGCGGGCGCTCGGGGTGCGGATCGCCCTCGACGATTTCGGGACGGGCTACTCCTCGCTGAGCTACCTGACGCAGTTCCCGGTCGACAAGATCAAGATCGACCGCGCCTTCGTGCGCGACCTGAGCGGCCGCCCCGAGTGCCTGACGGTGATCGAGGCGATCATGGTCATCGCCCGCGACCTGCGCATCGACGTCACGGTGGAGGGTGTCGAGACCGAGCAGCAGGCCGAACTCCTCCGGCTGCGGCGCTGCAACAGCGCGCAGGGCTTCCTGTACAGCCCCGCCCGCCCGCCCGAGGAGATCCCCGGCCTGATCGAGCGCCTGCCCCGGACGGCGCTCCCGGCGGAGCGGGCCGTCCGCGCGGTCGCCTGA
- a CDS encoding NAD(P)-dependent oxidoreductase codes for MPKVVISEFMDEAAIAGELAGLDVQYDPGLVDRPDALLAAVARADALIVRNRTQVRGALLDAARDLRVVGRLGVGLDNIDVPACRARGIAVCPATGANDGAVAEYVVATALLLLRGAYAASADVAAGTWPRNALMGREIAGKRLGLVGFGSIARETARRAAALGMAVAAHDPFVAADDPAWNPASGPVERTALDALIAESDVLSLHVPLTDQTRGLIDAAALARMPRGAILINAARGGVVDEAAVAASLRSDHLGGAALDVFDREPLDAAAGAVFAGVPNLILTPHIAGVTRESNARVSAVTAAAVRRHLTQG; via the coding sequence ATGCCCAAGGTCGTCATCAGCGAGTTCATGGACGAGGCCGCGATCGCGGGCGAGCTCGCCGGCCTCGACGTGCAGTACGATCCGGGCCTCGTGGACCGGCCTGACGCGCTCCTCGCCGCCGTCGCCCGGGCCGACGCCCTGATCGTGCGCAACCGGACGCAGGTCCGCGGCGCCCTGCTCGATGCCGCCCGCGACCTCAGGGTCGTCGGCCGCCTCGGCGTCGGCCTCGACAACATCGACGTCCCGGCCTGCCGGGCGCGCGGCATCGCCGTCTGCCCGGCCACGGGCGCCAACGACGGCGCGGTCGCCGAGTACGTCGTGGCCACCGCGCTGCTGCTCCTGCGCGGCGCCTACGCGGCGAGCGCCGACGTCGCCGCCGGCACGTGGCCGCGCAACGCGCTGATGGGCCGCGAGATCGCCGGCAAGCGCCTCGGCCTCGTGGGCTTCGGGTCGATCGCCCGGGAGACCGCCCGGCGGGCGGCGGCGCTCGGCATGGCGGTCGCCGCCCACGACCCCTTCGTCGCCGCGGACGACCCGGCCTGGAACCCGGCCTCCGGGCCGGTCGAGCGGACGGCGCTCGACGCGCTGATCGCCGAGAGCGACGTGCTCTCGCTGCACGTGCCGCTCACCGATCAGACCCGCGGCCTGATCGACGCGGCCGCGCTGGCGCGGATGCCCCGCGGGGCGATCCTGATCAACGCGGCCCGGGGCGGGGTCGTGGACGAGGCGGCGGTGGCCGCGTCGCTGCGGTCCGACCATCTCGGCGGCGCGGCGCTGGACGTGTTCGACCGCGAGCCCCTCGACGCGGCGGCCGGCGCCGTCTTCGCGGGGGTGCCGAACCTGATCCTGACGCCGCACATCGCCGGCGTGACGCGGGAATCGAACGCGCGCGTCTCCGCCGTCACCGCGGCGGCCGTGCGCCGGCATCTCACGCAGGGCTGA
- the sorA gene encoding SorA family sulfite dehydrogenase catalytic subunit — MTDPARRAFLKSAALGALAAGSGLRPARADETAHLPFGNGERPLVAYPGKRPLLQTTARPPQLETPFAVFDEGAITPNDAFFVRYHLADIPLEIDPEAFRLSVGGHVERPVALSLAELKALPGRTEIVAVNQCSGNSRGFFEPRMAGGQLANGAMGCARWTGVPLKSVLDRAGVKAGAVQVAFNGLDRPVLPETPDFAKALTLDQAGDGQVLLAWGMNGADLPWLNGYPLRLVVPGYYGTYWVKHLDTVTVLDKPFEGFFMKTAYRIPDNPCACTEPGQAAAATVPIGRLNVRSFLTNLTDGAQVKAGPVALRGIAFDGGSGIGEVAVSTDDGATWTQAALGQDLGPYAFRTWSLATALTPGAHAIRVRATANDGSTQPTMSRWNPSGYMRNGVETTRVRAA, encoded by the coding sequence ATGACCGATCCGGCACGGCGGGCCTTCCTGAAGAGCGCCGCACTCGGTGCCCTGGCGGCGGGAAGCGGCCTGCGGCCCGCCCGCGCCGACGAGACGGCGCACCTGCCCTTCGGCAACGGCGAGCGGCCGCTCGTCGCCTATCCGGGCAAGCGGCCGCTGCTGCAGACGACCGCCCGGCCGCCCCAGCTGGAGACGCCGTTCGCGGTCTTCGATGAGGGCGCGATCACGCCGAACGACGCGTTCTTCGTCCGCTACCACCTCGCCGACATCCCCCTGGAGATCGATCCCGAGGCGTTCCGGCTGAGCGTCGGCGGCCACGTCGAGCGGCCCGTCGCGCTGTCGCTCGCGGAGCTGAAGGCGCTGCCGGGCCGGACCGAGATCGTCGCGGTCAACCAGTGCTCGGGCAATTCCCGCGGCTTCTTCGAGCCGCGCATGGCCGGCGGCCAGCTCGCCAACGGCGCCATGGGCTGCGCCCGCTGGACCGGCGTGCCGCTGAAGAGCGTGCTCGACAGGGCCGGCGTGAAGGCCGGGGCCGTGCAGGTCGCGTTCAACGGCCTCGACCGCCCGGTCCTGCCCGAGACACCGGACTTCGCCAAGGCACTGACCCTCGACCAGGCCGGCGACGGGCAGGTGCTGCTCGCCTGGGGCATGAACGGCGCGGATCTGCCCTGGCTCAACGGCTACCCGCTGCGCCTCGTGGTGCCGGGCTATTACGGGACCTACTGGGTCAAGCACCTCGACACGGTCACGGTGCTGGACAAGCCGTTCGAGGGCTTCTTCATGAAGACCGCCTACCGCATCCCCGACAATCCCTGCGCCTGCACCGAGCCCGGTCAGGCGGCCGCCGCCACGGTGCCGATCGGGCGCCTCAACGTCCGGTCGTTCCTGACGAACCTGACCGACGGCGCGCAGGTGAAGGCGGGTCCGGTCGCCCTGCGCGGCATCGCGTTCGACGGCGGCTCGGGCATCGGAGAGGTCGCGGTCTCGACCGACGACGGCGCCACCTGGACTCAGGCCGCGCTCGGCCAGGATCTCGGCCCCTACGCGTTCCGGACCTGGTCGCTCGCGACCGCGCTCACGCCCGGCGCCCACGCGATCCGGGTGCGGGCCACCGCCAACGACGGCAGCACCCAGCCGACGATGTCGCGCTGGAACCCGTCGGGCTACATGCGCAACGGCGTCGAGACCACCCGGGTGCGGGCGGCATGA
- the sorB gene encoding SorB family sulfite dehydrogenase c-type cytochrome subunit, with protein sequence MRALALGAVIAGLTAGAAWAAPRTYTLPDPTAQLRPPADAGLTAGYEAAQANCQTCHSVDYIATQPPGRGKAFWDAEVSKMIKAYHAPIEQADAGAIAAYLAGTY encoded by the coding sequence ATGCGGGCGCTCGCGCTCGGCGCGGTGATCGCGGGCCTGACGGCCGGCGCGGCCTGGGCGGCGCCGCGGACCTACACGCTCCCAGACCCGACCGCGCAGCTGCGGCCCCCGGCGGACGCCGGCCTGACCGCGGGCTACGAGGCGGCGCAGGCCAACTGCCAGACCTGCCACTCGGTGGACTACATCGCCACGCAGCCGCCCGGACGCGGGAAAGCCTTCTGGGACGCCGAGGTGTCCAAGATGATCAAGGCCTACCACGCCCCGATCGAGCAGGCCGATGCCGGCGCGATCGCCGCCTACTTGGCTGGAACCTACTGA
- a CDS encoding adenylate/guanylate cyclase domain-containing protein has translation MSVPANAPASDRSEAAADVASVRNRVAARVQRSLRSRTVAWMTVGFATILVMTAIALGAFAYQQRGVDAVRHTVAVDGRLARVLSAVQDAETGQRGYLLTGDEAFLLPFTEGRLNVDRQLDWLRDLVQDDPDQQVDLDALAGLIRQKLDELGASVALMRGGDGAAARASVAGGRGKQMMDAIRDRVRRMEAHEADRMEWRQAIVSRIALAIWVLVGALAVLFVLFAASALREATRRNRLSRFLPQELVLRLADDDGSLKAGRRQQAAIVFVDMRGSTTLAESLDPHRLSEFLSAFRRRVTRLARLRGGVVDKFIGDGALVVFGLPEPRPDDAARALAFAQDLVAVIARWTDRAGPARPVRIGVGVHYGEVFCGIIGEEARYEFTVLGDAVNVAARLEQATKLHGVPILVSEAARRAAGAPAAAWREVSREPLRGRRERMAYHTPAEPGSYREEDIVFAAVEPVL, from the coding sequence GTGTCCGTTCCAGCCAACGCGCCCGCATCGGACCGGAGCGAGGCCGCGGCGGACGTCGCCTCGGTCCGGAACCGCGTCGCGGCGCGGGTGCAGCGGTCCCTGCGCTCGCGCACCGTGGCGTGGATGACGGTGGGGTTCGCCACGATCCTGGTGATGACCGCCATCGCGCTGGGCGCCTTCGCGTACCAGCAGCGCGGCGTCGACGCCGTGCGCCACACCGTGGCGGTGGACGGGCGCCTCGCCCGGGTGCTGTCGGCGGTGCAGGACGCCGAGACGGGGCAGCGCGGCTACCTGCTCACCGGCGACGAGGCCTTCCTGCTGCCCTTCACCGAGGGGCGGCTGAACGTCGACCGCCAGCTCGACTGGCTGCGCGACCTCGTCCAGGACGATCCCGACCAGCAGGTCGACCTCGACGCCCTGGCCGGGCTGATCCGCCAGAAGCTCGACGAGCTCGGCGCCAGCGTCGCCCTCATGCGCGGCGGCGACGGCGCGGCGGCCCGCGCCTCCGTGGCGGGCGGGCGCGGCAAGCAGATGATGGACGCGATCCGCGACCGCGTGCGCCGCATGGAGGCGCACGAGGCCGACCGGATGGAGTGGCGGCAGGCGATCGTGTCCCGGATCGCCCTGGCCATCTGGGTCCTGGTCGGCGCCCTCGCGGTCCTGTTCGTGCTGTTCGCCGCCTCGGCCCTGCGGGAGGCGACCCGGCGCAACCGGCTGTCGCGGTTCCTGCCGCAGGAGCTGGTCCTGCGGCTCGCCGACGACGACGGCAGCCTGAAGGCCGGCCGCCGCCAGCAGGCCGCCATCGTGTTCGTCGACATGCGCGGCTCGACCACCCTGGCCGAGAGCCTGGATCCGCACCGGCTCTCCGAGTTCCTGTCCGCCTTCCGGCGGCGGGTGACGCGCCTCGCCCGCCTGCGGGGCGGGGTGGTCGACAAGTTCATCGGCGACGGCGCCCTGGTGGTGTTCGGCCTGCCCGAGCCCCGGCCCGACGACGCCGCCCGCGCCCTCGCCTTCGCGCAGGACCTCGTCGCGGTGATCGCCCGCTGGACCGACCGGGCCGGGCCGGCCCGGCCCGTGCGCATCGGCGTCGGCGTCCATTACGGCGAGGTGTTCTGCGGGATCATCGGCGAGGAGGCGCGCTACGAGTTCACCGTGCTGGGCGACGCCGTCAACGTCGCCGCCCGCCTGGAACAGGCGACAAAACTCCACGGCGTCCCGATCCTGGTCTCGGAGGCGGCGCGGCGCGCCGCCGGGGCGCCGGCCGCGGCGTGGCGCGAGGTCAGCCGCGAGCCCCTGCGGGGGCGCCGCGAGCGCATGGCCTACCACACACCCGCCGAACCCGGCTCCTATCGGGAAGAAGATATCGTGTTCGCGGCGGTCGAACCGGTCCTCTGA
- a CDS encoding TAXI family TRAP transporter solute-binding subunit: MATLPAWILRRETLLLAGAALLGAGGVAAWVLLQATVLTIAVAPRDGTEPGLIKAYADALEAAHENVRLKILSFDDVRESAAALQDGRADLAVVRPDVLLPTNGLTLAILRDQAMIIASPEQAGITSFPRLAGKRLGIAAHRDADLWLLRNLLGYYGLTLEEAAGPARDSTVLLVPVDQEAVAGAFRERRIDAFVSIIAPSAPKALALVSAVQGVARGGKVAFVAVEDDGAVIERFPRLQAVTVPGGLFGGRPKLPADDVKTVGASYRLMARASLSRVVAADVTQQLFEKRTAAAQATDAAEYVQAPAYDTTVAATSARIPIHPGAIDYYERDQHGLIERYGDTLYLLGALVGGLVSVLAWIRQRLAGLRRERIDELLDRLLEIAGQARALRDPAAIEALNTEVDALAMDVVRYAREREPDTRTMSAASVAIDTARATIADCRARAAEDGGRTGRPVRLHGAGGA; the protein is encoded by the coding sequence ATGGCGACCCTGCCTGCCTGGATCCTGCGCCGGGAGACCCTGCTCCTGGCCGGGGCCGCCCTCCTGGGCGCGGGCGGGGTCGCGGCCTGGGTCCTGCTCCAGGCGACGGTGCTGACCATCGCGGTCGCGCCCCGCGACGGGACCGAGCCCGGCCTGATCAAGGCCTACGCGGACGCGCTCGAGGCCGCGCACGAGAATGTCCGGCTGAAGATCCTGTCCTTCGACGACGTGCGCGAGAGCGCCGCCGCCCTGCAGGACGGGCGCGCCGACCTCGCGGTGGTCCGCCCCGACGTGCTGCTGCCGACCAACGGCCTGACCCTGGCGATCCTGCGCGACCAGGCGATGATCATCGCCTCGCCGGAGCAGGCCGGGATCACCAGCTTCCCGAGGCTCGCCGGCAAGCGGCTCGGCATCGCGGCGCACCGGGACGCCGATCTCTGGCTGCTCCGGAATCTCCTGGGCTATTACGGGCTCACCCTGGAGGAGGCCGCCGGCCCGGCCCGGGACTCGACGGTCCTGCTGGTCCCGGTCGACCAGGAGGCGGTGGCCGGCGCCTTCCGCGAGAGGCGGATCGACGCCTTCGTCAGCATCATCGCGCCCTCGGCGCCGAAGGCGCTGGCCCTGGTCTCGGCCGTGCAGGGCGTCGCCCGCGGCGGCAAGGTGGCGTTCGTCGCCGTGGAGGATGACGGCGCCGTGATCGAGCGCTTCCCGCGGCTCCAGGCGGTCACCGTCCCGGGCGGCCTGTTCGGCGGCCGCCCGAAGCTGCCGGCCGACGACGTGAAGACGGTGGGCGCCTCGTACCGGCTGATGGCCCGGGCTTCCCTGAGCCGGGTCGTGGCGGCCGACGTGACCCAGCAGCTGTTCGAGAAGCGCACCGCCGCCGCCCAGGCGACGGACGCCGCCGAGTACGTCCAGGCCCCGGCCTACGACACGACCGTGGCGGCCACGAGCGCGCGGATCCCGATCCATCCCGGCGCGATCGACTATTACGAGCGCGACCAGCACGGCCTCATCGAGCGCTACGGCGACACGCTCTACCTGCTCGGCGCGCTGGTGGGCGGCCTCGTCTCGGTGCTGGCCTGGATCCGGCAGCGCCTCGCCGGCCTGCGCCGCGAGCGCATCGACGAGCTCCTGGACCGGCTCCTGGAGATCGCCGGGCAGGCCCGGGCGCTGCGCGACCCGGCGGCGATCGAGGCGCTCAACACCGAGGTCGACGCGCTGGCCATGGACGTCGTCCGCTACGCCCGGGAGCGGGAGCCGGACACCCGCACCATGTCGGCGGCGTCCGTCGCCATCGACACGGCCCGAGCGACCATCGCGGATTGCCGGGCGCGGGCGGCCGAGGACGGCGGGCGGACCGGGCGGCCCGTCCGGCTGCACGGCGCCGGCGGGGCCTGA